In the genome of bacterium, one region contains:
- a CDS encoding ABC transporter substrate-binding protein produces MLHRRAMLLALSVLLAGWLIGSGHAWAAGAAPPTVTIAYQPGIGYATLLIIKAQRTLEKQFTGTSFEWKLLANGAAIRDGLIAGQIQFGSGGVGPFLIGWDRGAGLRLIAAMNEMNLWLVTMDPHVKTLRDITPAMKIGMPGPDSIQAIVLRRGAQMELGNPHAFDNAIVAIEHPVGEQALLHGQLAAHLASPPFEFDEVAAGGHIILQSYDLFGPSTFNSVFTTDALYRTYPMLGEAMYRDLSAATAFVNAHPDEAAAILSQDAGGKPTAAQFLAWITHQGVAYTTAPHGFLKYAQFMHEIGLLSKVPTSMCEIELAPLHCLGS; encoded by the coding sequence ATGTTGCATCGCCGTGCAATGCTCCTCGCCCTTTCGGTTCTCCTGGCCGGCTGGCTGATCGGGTCCGGACACGCGTGGGCGGCGGGTGCCGCTCCGCCGACGGTGACGATCGCCTACCAGCCCGGGATTGGCTACGCCACCCTGCTGATCATCAAGGCGCAGCGCACCCTTGAGAAGCAGTTCACCGGGACGTCGTTTGAATGGAAGCTGCTGGCCAACGGCGCGGCGATCCGCGATGGCCTGATCGCGGGACAAATTCAGTTCGGCTCCGGGGGCGTCGGACCGTTTCTGATCGGGTGGGACCGGGGCGCCGGCCTCCGACTGATTGCGGCGATGAACGAGATGAACCTCTGGCTCGTGACGATGGATCCGCACGTCAAGACCCTCAGGGATATCACCCCCGCGATGAAAATCGGCATGCCCGGTCCGGACTCGATTCAGGCGATCGTGCTCCGCAGGGGTGCCCAAATGGAGCTCGGCAATCCCCACGCCTTCGACAACGCAATCGTCGCAATCGAGCATCCGGTGGGAGAGCAGGCGCTGCTGCACGGGCAGCTTGCGGCGCACCTCGCCTCGCCGCCGTTCGAGTTCGACGAGGTGGCGGCGGGCGGGCACATCATTCTGCAGAGCTACGATCTGTTTGGCCCCAGCACGTTCAACAGCGTGTTCACGACGGACGCCCTCTATCGCACCTACCCGATGCTGGGGGAGGCGATGTACCGCGACCTGTCTGCGGCGACCGCATTCGTCAACGCGCACCCGGATGAGGCCGCGGCGATCCTCTCGCAGGACGCCGGCGGAAAGCCGACGGCCGCGCAGTTCCTCGCATGGATCACGCACCAGGGCGTCGCCTACACTACGGCCCCTCACGGATTCTTGAAGTACGCTCAGTTCATGCACGAAATCGGGCTGCTGTCGAAGGTGCCGACCTCGATGTGCGAGATTGAGCTCGCGCCGCTCCACTGCCTCGGCAGCTAG
- a CDS encoding FumA C-terminus/TtdB family hydratase beta subunit, with translation MEHRLQTPTSEDAVRALRVGDTVVLDGIVWGIRDATLIRIFDQGQPPPADLRGGVLLHVAPNVRPSAAAPSGYEPTTVGTTTSMRMDRFTEGVLRDYGVRAIIGKGGLSDLSSAALTRYGGAYLAIVGGAASVETEQVEAIEHVYWEDLMPECLWQFRVRAFGPLIVAMDATGASMYRDVAQRAQQRLADVFAKLGLSDGP, from the coding sequence ATGGAGCACCGGCTTCAGACTCCGACCAGCGAAGACGCGGTGCGGGCTCTCCGGGTCGGCGACACCGTGGTGCTCGACGGCATCGTCTGGGGGATCCGCGACGCGACCCTGATCCGCATCTTCGATCAGGGCCAGCCCCCGCCCGCGGACCTGCGGGGCGGCGTCCTATTGCACGTGGCGCCCAACGTTCGGCCGTCCGCGGCCGCCCCGAGCGGTTACGAGCCCACGACGGTCGGAACCACGACCAGCATGCGCATGGACCGCTTCACCGAAGGCGTGCTGCGGGACTACGGCGTCCGGGCGATCATCGGCAAGGGCGGCCTCTCCGACCTGAGCAGCGCCGCGCTGACGCGGTACGGCGGAGCGTATCTCGCCATCGTCGGCGGCGCGGCGTCGGTGGAGACCGAGCAGGTCGAGGCGATCGAGCACGTCTATTGGGAAGACCTGATGCCCGAGTGCCTCTGGCAGTTCCGCGTCCGAGCCTTCGGGCCGCTGATCGTGGCGATGGATGCGACAGGCGCCAGCATGTATCGCGACGTGGCGCAGCGGGCGCAGCAGCGGCTCGCCGATGTGTTCGCGAAGCTGGGGCTCTCCGATGGCCCGTGA
- a CDS encoding fumarate hydratase: MTEETIPQLDSLFEDLGRQLYLDAQIDIPPDIRQGLRDAQARESNPVARGILATMLKAIDISDRKQTLVCQDTGIPIFWITIGRGFLIDGARMIDALRRGVERATTETPLRSSIVSPVRRENRQTSSGELVPVVHVEFSGETDHIEIMMMPKGSGSESMSFLKMLLPADGIAGVKKFVLETCVGAGGRPCPPTIVGVGIGGSSDLCVTLAKKATLRPVGQRHPDPQVAALELELLEAINSTGIGPMGLGGDTTALDLHIETAWTHITLNPVAVNMQCWRGERRRARLFRDGRVEIGY, encoded by the coding sequence ATGACGGAAGAGACCATTCCCCAACTCGACTCGCTGTTCGAGGATCTGGGACGGCAGCTGTACCTGGATGCGCAGATCGACATCCCGCCCGATATCCGGCAGGGCCTGCGGGACGCCCAGGCGCGCGAATCGAACCCGGTGGCGCGCGGGATCCTCGCCACCATGCTCAAGGCGATCGACATCTCGGACCGCAAGCAGACGTTGGTGTGTCAGGACACCGGCATTCCGATCTTCTGGATCACCATCGGGCGCGGGTTCCTCATCGACGGCGCCCGCATGATCGACGCGCTGCGCCGCGGCGTGGAGCGGGCGACGACCGAGACGCCCCTGCGCTCCAGCATCGTCTCGCCGGTCCGGCGCGAGAACCGCCAAACCAGCAGCGGGGAGCTGGTGCCGGTCGTACACGTGGAGTTCTCCGGCGAAACCGACCACATCGAAATCATGATGATGCCGAAGGGGTCCGGCTCGGAGAGCATGTCCTTCTTGAAGATGCTGCTGCCGGCCGACGGGATCGCCGGGGTGAAGAAGTTTGTCCTCGAGACCTGCGTCGGCGCCGGGGGCCGACCCTGCCCGCCGACGATCGTCGGGGTGGGGATCGGCGGATCCTCCGACCTGTGCGTCACACTGGCGAAGAAGGCGACGCTGCGGCCGGTTGGCCAGCGGCATCCGGACCCGCAAGTCGCGGCGCTGGAGCTCGAACTGCTCGAGGCCATCAACAGCACGGGGATCGGCCCGATGGGGCTGGGAGGGGACACCACGGCGCTCGACCTGCACATCGAGACCGCGTGGACGCACATCACCCTCAACCCGGTGGCGGTGAACATGCAGTGCTGGCGGGGCGAACGCCGCCGGGCCCGGCTGTTCCGCGACGGCCGCGTGGAGATTGGGTACTGA
- a CDS encoding ABC transporter ATP-binding protein: MPDRSSVPLVTARDVTLKYGTFCAVDRASFTVHRGEKFVIIGPSGCGKTTLLKAIAGFIRPADGSILVNGVPIAAPGPDRAVVFQDFEQLFAWHTVLGNVTYALAAAKGVRGAEGRERTRQMLELVGIAHAADRYPHQLSGGMKQRAAIARALALEPQILLMDEPFGALDEITRSHLQVELNEIWRRTGVTIILVTHSISEAVFLGHRVLVMSEHSGRVREIVDTGAAEEWGSEAFREISDHLRTLLIAPEGAAPRVSARVGRETP; the protein is encoded by the coding sequence ATGCCGGACAGGTCGTCGGTGCCGCTGGTGACGGCGCGCGACGTGACGCTCAAGTACGGAACGTTCTGCGCGGTCGATCGAGCGAGCTTTACGGTGCATCGCGGCGAGAAGTTCGTGATCATCGGTCCCTCGGGGTGCGGCAAAACCACGCTCTTGAAGGCGATCGCGGGGTTCATCCGGCCGGCGGACGGCAGCATTCTGGTGAACGGCGTTCCGATCGCCGCCCCCGGTCCGGATCGGGCGGTGGTCTTCCAGGATTTCGAGCAGCTCTTTGCGTGGCACACGGTCCTCGGCAACGTCACCTATGCGCTCGCCGCGGCGAAGGGCGTGCGGGGGGCGGAGGGCCGCGAACGCACCCGGCAGATGCTCGAGTTGGTCGGCATCGCCCACGCCGCGGACCGGTACCCGCACCAGCTCTCCGGTGGGATGAAGCAGCGCGCCGCGATCGCCCGCGCGCTTGCCCTGGAGCCCCAGATCCTGTTGATGGACGAGCCGTTCGGCGCCCTCGATGAAATCACCCGAAGCCACCTCCAGGTGGAGCTCAACGAGATCTGGCGGCGGACCGGGGTGACGATCATTCTGGTGACCCACTCCATCTCCGAGGCGGTCTTCCTGGGGCACCGCGTGCTGGTGATGTCCGAGCACAGCGGGCGGGTGCGCGAGATCGTGGATACCGGGGCCGCAGAAGAGTGGGGCAGCGAGGCGTTCCGGGAGATTTCGGATCACCTTCGCACGCTGCTGATCGCGCCGGAGGGGGCCGCGCCCCGGGTGTCCGCGAGGGTGGGGCGGGAGACCCCGTGA
- a CDS encoding thiamine pyrophosphate-binding protein yields the protein MTGGQAVVALLKAEQVRHIFGIVGSTFLDVLDALYDDKSVGYVNVRHEQGAAFMADGLARVAGTPAACLVTAGPGAINLLTGIAGAYAAHSPVVAIAGGPRLGDYYKDAFQEFDLVSMFKPVTKLSIQVNKADRIPEILHFALRSAMTGRKGPVFVDIPRDVLNDQVVRTEVGPAASYRPSHPQPPHPDAVREAARHLRQAERPLLLVGGGVTWAKANDLVAQLSTRHAVPAVTAYGRNDAVPNALPLYVGPLGRAGAPEAAAACRRADLLLAIGTRLGQFTTYYDDRYIKSGARIVQIDVDGRDIGRTYPVILGIQADAKEAASSLLSVLSEEPVYRTREAWQRETQELRAKRQARLAAEADFHSRPVKPQRVYAELRRVLPPEAIIALDAGAAPAYGYDRLQFSHPRTLLTPLDLGGLGFAFPAALGAKLARPGSPVLAIHGDGGFLMNAQELETAVRHGIAVVTLVMNNNCWGSEKAYQKQFYSERYIATDIGNPRFDRYAELFGARGYYAEHPDQIGDAVTAALGCGGPAVIEIPIDPNEFPLPATMTRRGE from the coding sequence ATGACCGGGGGCCAGGCAGTCGTCGCACTCCTGAAAGCCGAACAGGTGCGGCACATCTTTGGCATCGTCGGCTCAACCTTCCTCGACGTCCTGGACGCCCTCTACGACGACAAAAGCGTCGGGTACGTGAACGTACGCCACGAGCAGGGCGCGGCGTTCATGGCCGACGGCCTGGCGCGGGTCGCGGGGACTCCCGCGGCGTGCCTGGTGACCGCCGGACCGGGGGCCATCAACCTGCTCACGGGGATCGCCGGGGCGTACGCGGCCCACTCCCCGGTCGTCGCCATCGCCGGCGGGCCACGCCTGGGAGACTACTATAAGGATGCCTTCCAGGAGTTCGACCTGGTCAGCATGTTCAAGCCGGTGACGAAGCTGTCGATCCAGGTCAACAAGGCGGACCGCATCCCGGAGATCCTCCATTTCGCTCTGCGCAGCGCCATGACCGGTCGCAAGGGGCCGGTGTTCGTCGACATCCCCCGGGACGTTCTGAATGATCAGGTTGTCCGGACGGAGGTGGGGCCCGCGGCGAGTTACCGACCGTCGCACCCCCAACCGCCGCATCCGGACGCCGTCAGGGAAGCAGCCCGCCACCTGCGGCAAGCCGAGCGCCCGCTCCTGCTCGTGGGCGGCGGCGTCACGTGGGCGAAGGCCAACGACCTGGTGGCACAGTTGAGCACAAGGCACGCGGTGCCGGCCGTCACCGCCTACGGGCGCAACGACGCCGTTCCGAACGCGCTCCCGCTGTACGTCGGGCCGCTCGGCCGAGCCGGCGCCCCCGAAGCGGCCGCGGCCTGCCGCCGGGCCGACCTGCTGCTGGCGATCGGGACGCGCCTGGGACAGTTCACCACCTACTACGACGACCGCTATATCAAGTCGGGGGCGCGGATCGTTCAGATCGACGTCGACGGCCGCGACATCGGGCGGACCTACCCCGTCATCTTGGGCATCCAGGCCGACGCGAAAGAAGCCGCCTCTTCCCTGCTCTCCGTCCTTTCAGAGGAGCCGGTGTACCGGACGCGAGAGGCGTGGCAGCGGGAAACCCAGGAACTCCGCGCCAAGCGCCAAGCACGGCTGGCGGCGGAAGCCGATTTCCACTCGCGGCCGGTCAAGCCCCAGCGCGTCTACGCCGAACTGCGGCGCGTCCTCCCCCCCGAGGCGATCATCGCGCTGGATGCTGGAGCGGCGCCGGCGTACGGCTATGACCGTCTGCAATTCTCCCACCCCCGCACCCTGCTCACACCCCTCGACTTGGGAGGGCTGGGGTTTGCCTTTCCGGCCGCCCTCGGGGCAAAGCTGGCTCGGCCCGGATCGCCGGTATTGGCGATCCACGGGGACGGCGGCTTTCTCATGAACGCGCAGGAACTAGAGACGGCGGTGCGGCATGGGATCGCCGTCGTCACCCTGGTGATGAACAACAACTGCTGGGGCTCGGAGAAGGCCTACCAGAAGCAATTCTACTCGGAACGCTATATCGCCACCGACATCGGCAACCCTCGGTTCGACAGGTATGCGGAACTCTTCGGCGCCCGGGGGTACTACGCGGAGCACCCCGACCAGATCGGAGATGCCGTGACCGCCGCGCTGGGGTGCGGCGGGCCGGCGGTGATCGAAATCCCGATCGATCCCAACGAATTTCCCCTGCCCGCCACGATGACCCGCCGGGGCGAGTGA
- a CDS encoding 2-hydroxyacid dehydrogenase has translation MAAVDVLPARSREVVNARFADRFEVVHADRGDVGCRVEIARSADVILAGWTAVEAAVIETASRCRVIQKLGVGVDKIDVAAAQRRGIPVLCAAGINADAVAEMTVLLILAVVRRLRWAAEELRAGRFQKEALRVSTFQLTGRTAGLVGAGHIGRAVARRLAPFGVRVVYYDIRRLPSEIERDLGVSYLPLDELVATSDIVSLHLPSTPETRGMFDADRFAKMKPGAIFINTARGALVDEHALIDAVRRGIVLGAGLDVTAEEPLPPTSPLLRLENVLVTPHMAGVVADNFPRVIEHAYRNVTAVLSGAAVPDEDIVFWPPAPTR, from the coding sequence GTGGCCGCGGTAGATGTCCTGCCCGCTCGTTCGCGGGAGGTCGTGAACGCGCGGTTCGCGGACCGCTTCGAGGTGGTGCACGCGGACCGCGGAGACGTCGGGTGTCGGGTGGAGATCGCGCGCAGTGCGGACGTGATCCTGGCGGGGTGGACGGCGGTCGAAGCCGCGGTGATCGAGACCGCCTCGCGCTGCCGGGTGATTCAGAAACTCGGCGTCGGTGTCGACAAGATCGACGTCGCGGCGGCCCAGCGCCGGGGAATCCCCGTGCTGTGCGCGGCGGGCATCAACGCTGACGCCGTCGCCGAGATGACGGTGCTCCTGATCCTGGCGGTCGTCCGGCGGCTGCGGTGGGCGGCGGAGGAACTGCGGGCGGGGCGCTTTCAAAAGGAGGCGCTGCGGGTCAGCACCTTTCAGCTGACGGGCCGGACGGCCGGCCTCGTCGGGGCCGGTCACATCGGCCGCGCCGTTGCCAGGCGGCTCGCCCCGTTCGGCGTCCGAGTGGTCTACTACGATATCCGCCGGCTGCCCTCGGAGATCGAGCGGGACCTCGGAGTCTCGTATCTGCCGCTGGACGAGTTGGTGGCCACCAGCGACATCGTTTCCCTCCATCTGCCCAGCACCCCCGAGACCCGCGGCATGTTCGACGCCGACCGATTTGCAAAGATGAAGCCCGGCGCCATCTTCATCAACACCGCCCGCGGGGCCCTGGTTGACGAGCACGCGCTGATCGACGCTGTCCGGCGGGGGATCGTGCTCGGCGCGGGACTCGATGTGACGGCGGAAGAGCCCCTGCCTCCGACGTCGCCCCTCCTGCGGCTGGAGAACGTGCTGGTGACCCCCCACATGGCCGGGGTCGTCGCCGACAATTTTCCGCGGGTGATCGAGCACGCCTACCGCAACGTAACGGCAGTGCTCAGCGGCGCGGCGGTGCCGGACGAAGATATTGTCTTCTGGCCGCCGGCGCCCACGCGCTGA
- a CDS encoding ABC transporter permease — translation MRAQSEWAGARGAFEWRRAPALVRYAVIIGLLLVGWQLYVWGAHVSPLLVSSPVDVGRALLADVLNRKIPDATAATLGNLIVGIAIGGLAGFGLASVAVFSAVGYDVLSVLIAVMNPLPSIAILPLAMIWFGITPKSIVLVVALATVWPVAINTDAGFRSISPTTQMVARNLGLSHLRMVVGVLLPAALPFILAGLKAAWAFGWRTVVAAELVFGVAGSTGGLGWYINNARYYLLVPDIFAGLIVISILGIAVDLVFGVIEQRTVVRWGMKTAK, via the coding sequence GTGAGGGCGCAGTCCGAGTGGGCGGGGGCGCGCGGAGCCTTCGAGTGGAGGCGTGCGCCGGCGCTGGTCCGGTACGCGGTGATCATCGGCCTGCTCTTGGTCGGGTGGCAGCTGTACGTTTGGGGCGCCCACGTTTCCCCGCTGCTGGTCTCGTCGCCGGTTGACGTCGGCCGGGCGCTCCTGGCCGACGTCCTGAACCGCAAGATCCCCGATGCCACCGCGGCCACGCTCGGTAACCTGATCGTCGGCATCGCGATCGGGGGCCTCGCCGGGTTTGGGCTGGCCTCGGTCGCCGTGTTCTCGGCGGTCGGTTACGACGTACTGTCGGTGCTGATCGCCGTCATGAACCCCTTGCCCTCCATCGCCATCCTGCCGCTGGCGATGATCTGGTTCGGGATCACGCCGAAGTCCATCGTGCTCGTCGTCGCGCTCGCCACCGTCTGGCCGGTGGCGATCAACACGGACGCCGGATTCCGCTCGATCAGCCCGACCACGCAGATGGTGGCCCGCAATCTGGGCCTGTCCCACCTCCGCATGGTCGTGGGGGTGCTGCTGCCGGCGGCGCTGCCGTTCATCCTGGCCGGCCTGAAGGCGGCGTGGGCGTTCGGTTGGCGGACCGTCGTCGCCGCGGAGCTCGTCTTCGGCGTCGCCGGCTCAACCGGCGGCCTCGGCTGGTACATCAACAACGCCCGGTACTACCTACTCGTGCCGGACATCTTTGCTGGCCTGATCGTTATCTCGATCCTCGGGATCGCCGTGGATCTTGTCTTCGGGGTGATCGAACAGCGGACTGTGGTCCGCTGGGGCATGAAGACGGCAAAATGA
- a CDS encoding aldo/keto reductase, translating into MIATLAFGRTGHKSTRTIFGAAALARVTQDEADKTLDLLLRHGVNHIDVAASYGDAELRLAPWLKMHRDRFFLATKTRERTYDEAKRQIHLSLERLGVERVDLIQLHNLADPVEWDTALSPRGALDACVEAREQGLVRYIGVTGHGTQIAATHLRSLERFDFDSVLLPYTYAMMQDPHYAAMFERVVATCRGRKVAVQTIKAIARRPWWGREHTRATWYQPLEEQRDIDLAVHWVLSRPGIFLNTVGDTALLPKVLDAASRFTSAPDEAALREATARLEMLPLFA; encoded by the coding sequence ATGATCGCAACGCTTGCCTTCGGGCGGACCGGGCACAAGAGCACGCGGACGATCTTCGGTGCGGCGGCGCTGGCGCGGGTTACCCAAGACGAAGCCGACAAAACGCTCGACCTGCTCCTCCGCCATGGGGTCAATCACATCGACGTCGCCGCGAGTTACGGCGACGCTGAGCTGCGGCTCGCCCCCTGGCTGAAAATGCACCGCGATCGATTCTTCCTCGCCACGAAGACGAGAGAGCGCACGTACGATGAGGCGAAGCGCCAGATCCACCTTTCGCTCGAGCGCCTGGGTGTGGAGCGGGTCGATCTCATCCAGCTTCATAACCTCGCCGACCCGGTCGAGTGGGACACCGCGCTCAGCCCGCGCGGTGCCCTCGACGCCTGCGTCGAGGCGCGCGAACAGGGCTTGGTGCGGTACATCGGGGTCACCGGGCACGGCACGCAAATCGCTGCGACGCATCTCCGCAGTCTCGAGCGCTTCGATTTCGACTCGGTGTTGTTGCCGTACACCTACGCGATGATGCAGGACCCTCATTACGCCGCGATGTTCGAGCGCGTCGTGGCCACGTGCCGTGGGCGGAAGGTGGCGGTGCAGACGATCAAGGCGATCGCACGTCGTCCTTGGTGGGGTCGCGAGCACACGCGGGCCACCTGGTACCAGCCACTCGAGGAGCAGCGCGACATTGATTTGGCCGTGCACTGGGTATTGTCGCGTCCTGGCATTTTCCTGAACACCGTCGGCGACACCGCGCTTCTGCCGAAAGTGCTCGACGCCGCCAGTCGGTTCACGTCGGCTCCGGACGAGGCGGCACTGCGCGAGGCGACCGCGCGGCTCGAGATGCTTCCGCTGTTTGCCTAA
- a CDS encoding amidohydrolase family protein, translating into MTAARDTVLGVAQTPPTFDVPRNACDCHVHVFAPPDQFPFSAGRVYTPGVASVDDLRSLQRVLYLDRVVITQASPYGVDNSCLLDALRRLHPRARGVAGVSSATAEAALEAMQEAGVRGVRVNLESHGQRDPAAARDLMLGAASRVAAMGWHVQIYATLSVIAALHDTILSLPTRVVVDHFGLAQAASGPAQPGFDTLLSLLRGGRIYVKLSAAYRISTQDDYDDAAVMARALIDANPDRILWGTDWPHPGGISGEKRDPGRIEPFRPEDDGRALNRLRRWVPDPAQLRKILVENPAQLYGF; encoded by the coding sequence ATGACCGCGGCGCGCGACACGGTGCTCGGCGTAGCGCAGACCCCCCCGACGTTCGACGTGCCGCGCAACGCCTGCGATTGCCATGTCCACGTTTTCGCTCCGCCGGATCAATTCCCGTTCTCCGCCGGCCGGGTCTATACGCCCGGTGTGGCGTCGGTGGACGACCTCCGGTCGCTGCAGCGCGTCCTCTACCTCGACCGCGTCGTCATCACCCAGGCGAGCCCGTACGGGGTGGACAATTCCTGCCTGCTCGATGCCCTCCGCCGGCTGCACCCACGCGCGCGGGGCGTCGCGGGCGTCAGCAGCGCGACGGCGGAGGCTGCGCTCGAAGCGATGCAGGAGGCCGGCGTGCGCGGGGTCCGCGTGAACCTCGAATCGCACGGGCAGCGTGATCCTGCCGCTGCGCGCGATCTCATGCTCGGGGCGGCGTCGCGCGTGGCCGCCATGGGCTGGCACGTCCAGATCTATGCCACCCTCTCGGTCATCGCCGCCCTGCACGACACGATCCTGTCGCTGCCGACCCGAGTGGTCGTCGACCATTTCGGGCTGGCCCAGGCGGCATCCGGCCCCGCCCAGCCCGGATTCGACACCCTCCTCTCCCTCCTCCGGGGCGGCAGGATCTATGTCAAGCTGTCCGCCGCGTACCGGATCTCCACCCAGGACGACTACGACGATGCGGCGGTGATGGCGCGAGCGTTGATCGATGCGAACCCGGACCGCATCCTCTGGGGGACCGATTGGCCGCATCCCGGCGGGATCAGCGGGGAGAAGCGGGATCCCGGGCGGATTGAGCCGTTCCGGCCTGAAGACGACGGGCGTGCCCTGAACCGCCTGAGGCGGTGGGTGCCTGACCCTGCGCAGCTGCGCAAGATCCTAGTCGAGAATCCCGCCCAGCTGTACGGCTTCTGA
- a CDS encoding FAD-binding protein, producing MARDRSEFACDVLILGSGGAGLMAALHAYDTDPRLDIVVAAKGLIGKSGCTRLVQGGFNAALDPRDSPELHFRDTLAGGQFLNNQDLAWTLVSEAPDVIRKLETKVGCFFDRGEDGRIHQKAFAGQSFDRTVHRGDLTGIEIVSRLHDQLLARNIRILDETRALELIHDRSGARIAGALLLRQRDGDFVLGRARVVVLATGGGPRMYTYSAPSLEKTGDGYAMAYRAGCDLIDMEMMQFHPTGLLAGASRLSGMVLEEGLRGAGAYMVNAQGERFMARYDPVRMERATRDLVARASYLEIMAGRGTAAGGVWLDASHLGAEYVARTFPGMVQRCAEVGYDLTTGPVEVTPTAHFHMGGVSIDVDCRTAVAGLLVAGEDAGGVHGANRLGGNGVAESCVFGSRAGRTAAQVCAESTLVEPDESEVARGEMVARAPLEHGHGENAFKIRDCLLEVMWEHAGLVRDERGLTAALAAIGELEERAARASVPNARRWNLAWQQALDVRNLLTAARLTATAALYRRESRGSHARSDFPERDDAEWLVNIHQAVGRPPWTEPVRLTRLRPRDLDARQGTVRL from the coding sequence ATGGCCCGTGACCGGAGCGAGTTCGCCTGCGACGTCTTGATCCTCGGCAGCGGCGGCGCGGGCCTAATGGCCGCGCTGCACGCGTACGACACCGACCCGCGCCTTGACATCGTCGTGGCCGCCAAGGGCCTGATCGGCAAGAGCGGGTGCACGCGGCTGGTGCAGGGAGGGTTCAACGCCGCGCTGGATCCTCGCGACTCCCCGGAACTGCACTTTCGCGACACGCTGGCGGGCGGGCAGTTTTTGAACAATCAGGACCTGGCCTGGACCCTCGTCTCCGAGGCGCCCGACGTCATCCGCAAGCTGGAGACGAAAGTCGGGTGCTTCTTCGACCGTGGGGAGGACGGCCGGATCCATCAGAAGGCGTTTGCCGGCCAATCGTTCGACCGCACCGTGCACCGGGGCGACCTCACCGGCATCGAGATCGTCAGCCGCCTCCACGATCAGCTGCTCGCCCGGAACATCCGGATCCTCGACGAGACGCGCGCGCTCGAGCTGATCCACGACCGTTCGGGGGCGCGCATCGCGGGCGCGCTCCTGCTGCGGCAGCGGGACGGCGACTTCGTTCTCGGGCGGGCCCGGGTCGTCGTCCTGGCGACCGGCGGCGGCCCGCGGATGTACACGTACTCCGCTCCCTCGCTGGAGAAGACGGGGGACGGCTACGCGATGGCGTACCGCGCCGGGTGCGACCTGATCGACATGGAGATGATGCAGTTCCACCCCACCGGGCTCCTCGCCGGGGCCTCGCGGCTGTCCGGCATGGTGCTGGAAGAGGGCCTCCGCGGCGCCGGCGCCTACATGGTCAACGCCCAGGGCGAGCGCTTCATGGCGCGGTATGACCCCGTCCGAATGGAGCGCGCCACCCGGGATCTCGTGGCCCGGGCGAGCTATCTTGAGATCATGGCCGGGCGCGGCACGGCGGCGGGCGGGGTGTGGCTCGACGCCTCGCATCTTGGCGCTGAGTACGTCGCCCGAACCTTTCCCGGGATGGTTCAGCGCTGCGCGGAGGTCGGGTACGATCTCACCACCGGACCGGTGGAGGTGACCCCCACGGCCCACTTTCATATGGGCGGCGTCTCGATCGACGTGGACTGCCGCACCGCGGTGGCGGGGCTGCTCGTCGCGGGCGAGGACGCCGGGGGCGTGCACGGGGCGAACCGCTTGGGCGGGAACGGCGTGGCGGAATCGTGCGTCTTTGGGTCGCGGGCCGGCCGGACGGCGGCCCAGGTGTGCGCGGAGTCGACGCTCGTGGAACCGGACGAATCCGAGGTGGCGCGGGGGGAGATGGTCGCGCGCGCGCCCCTCGAACACGGGCACGGCGAGAATGCGTTCAAAATCCGGGACTGCCTCCTTGAGGTGATGTGGGAACACGCCGGACTCGTCCGGGACGAGCGGGGACTGACGGCCGCGCTGGCGGCGATCGGCGAACTCGAGGAGCGCGCCGCCCGAGCGTCGGTGCCGAATGCGCGGCGCTGGAACCTCGCCTGGCAGCAGGCGCTCGACGTGCGGAACCTGCTCACCGCCGCTCGCCTCACCGCCACCGCAGCCCTCTACCGCCGGGAGAGCCGAGGGTCTCACGCCCGCAGCGACTTCCCCGAACGCGACGACGCGGAGTGGTTGGTCAACATCCACCAGGCCGTCGGGCGCCCGCCATGGACGGAGCCGGTGCGCCTGACCCGGCTGCGGCCTCGCGACCTCGACGCGCGCCAGGGCACTGTGCGGCTGTGA